One Ethanoligenens harbinense YUAN-3 genomic window carries:
- a CDS encoding sigma-70 family RNA polymerase sigma factor, producing MSVPKNDRALFIRAGKGDAAAQTQLVEENLGLVHAAARHFNGKGIEYDDLYQAGCMGLVKAVTGFDITRGVQFSTYAVPVIMGEMRRLFRDDGPVKVSRSLKELSLKAMRAREKLSARLCREPTLSELAAELETDPAEAAQALEAAAAPLSLTSSREDEENGQTDIPVDSEEDALVDHLALKDALGSLPADDRLLILLRYFQGKTQTETASVLHMTQVQVSRREKKILALLRNRLLE from the coding sequence ATGTCCGTTCCAAAAAATGACCGCGCTTTGTTCATCCGCGCGGGAAAAGGGGACGCGGCAGCACAGACCCAGCTTGTGGAAGAGAACCTAGGCCTTGTACATGCCGCCGCGCGACATTTCAACGGCAAGGGCATTGAATACGACGATCTGTACCAGGCAGGCTGTATGGGGCTTGTTAAAGCGGTCACCGGGTTTGACATCACGCGCGGCGTGCAATTTTCCACCTACGCCGTTCCGGTCATCATGGGAGAAATGCGCCGCCTGTTCCGAGACGACGGCCCCGTCAAAGTCAGCCGCTCGCTCAAGGAACTGTCGCTCAAAGCCATGCGCGCCCGCGAAAAGCTCAGTGCCCGTCTCTGCCGCGAGCCTACCCTGAGCGAGCTGGCTGCCGAGCTGGAAACAGACCCGGCGGAAGCCGCGCAGGCGCTGGAAGCCGCCGCCGCGCCGCTCTCCCTTACAAGCAGCCGGGAGGACGAGGAAAACGGGCAGACCGACATCCCCGTGGACAGTGAAGAGGACGCGCTCGTCGACCATCTGGCGCTCAAAGACGCGCTGGGGTCCCTGCCGGCGGATGACCGCCTGCTCATCCTGCTGCGCTATTTTCAGGGCAAGACGCAAACCGAAACGGCATCCGTCCTGCATATGACCCAGGTGCAGGTCTCGCGCAGAGAGAAAAAGATTCTCGCACTGCTGCGCAACCGGCTGCTGGAATAG
- a CDS encoding exonuclease SbcCD subunit D gives MRFLHTADLHLGKRVGEFSLIEDQTYLLNQILEIADHEQPDGVLLAGDIYDKSVPSGEAVEVFDAFLTALAERGLPVFLISGNHDSPERLGFGSRIFREKQVHIAGVFGGAPQKITLTDAYGPVHVFLLPFLKPASAAPFFPDDPPESYTDAVRAALAACAPDPSARNVLVAHQFVTAGSTEPARCDSETISVGGLDNVDASVFDAFDYVALGHLHGPQRIGRDSVRYAGSPLKYSFSEARQHKSVTLVELAEKGNVSFRLLPLSPLRDMREICGPLAELLRAGAPTQDYIHATLTDREDVYDAAARLRQVYPNLMRLDFEHDALPNTPSKTAASDVARKSPFTLFAEFFESQNGAPLSEAERALLGDVLRETEGT, from the coding sequence ATGAGATTTTTACATACGGCGGACCTGCACCTCGGCAAACGCGTGGGCGAGTTCAGCCTCATCGAGGATCAAACCTATCTTTTAAACCAGATCTTGGAGATCGCAGACCATGAACAGCCGGACGGCGTCCTGCTCGCCGGGGATATTTACGACAAAAGCGTGCCGTCCGGCGAGGCGGTGGAAGTATTCGACGCGTTCCTCACCGCGCTGGCGGAACGCGGGCTGCCGGTGTTCCTCATCAGCGGCAACCATGATTCCCCCGAACGGCTGGGGTTCGGCAGCCGCATCTTCCGGGAAAAGCAGGTGCACATCGCCGGTGTGTTCGGCGGTGCGCCGCAGAAGATCACCCTCACCGACGCATATGGCCCGGTGCATGTGTTCCTGCTCCCCTTCCTGAAGCCGGCCTCCGCCGCGCCCTTCTTCCCGGACGACCCGCCCGAGAGCTATACCGACGCCGTGCGCGCCGCGCTGGCGGCCTGCGCGCCCGACCCATCGGCGCGCAACGTGCTGGTGGCGCACCAGTTCGTCACTGCGGGCAGCACCGAACCCGCGCGCTGCGATTCCGAAACCATCTCAGTCGGCGGGCTGGACAATGTGGACGCTTCGGTGTTCGACGCATTCGACTATGTCGCACTCGGCCATCTGCACGGCCCGCAGCGTATCGGGCGGGACAGCGTGCGCTACGCGGGGTCCCCTCTTAAATATTCCTTTTCCGAAGCCAGGCAGCACAAATCGGTCACGCTGGTCGAGCTTGCGGAGAAAGGGAACGTTTCGTTCCGCCTGCTCCCCCTCTCCCCCCTGCGGGACATGCGGGAGATCTGCGGTCCACTGGCGGAGCTTCTGCGTGCCGGCGCTCCCACACAGGATTATATCCACGCCACCCTCACCGACCGGGAGGATGTGTATGACGCGGCCGCGCGGCTGCGTCAGGTCTACCCCAACCTGATGCGGCTGGATTTCGAGCATGACGCCCTGCCGAACACACCGTCGAAAACTGCGGCATCGGATGTGGCGCGGAAAAGCCCGTTTACGCTGTTTGCGGAATTTTTCGAAAGCCAGAACGGCGCGCCGCTTTCGGAAGCTGAGCGCGCCCTGCTGGGCGATGTCCTGCGTGAAACGGAGGGAACCTGA
- a CDS encoding AAA family ATPase, with product MKPLHLTMSAFGPYAGAEEVAFDAFGDNGLFLITGDTGAGKTTLFDAIAFALYGEASGTTRTPDTLRSDFARPDCKTFVTLTFLHRGAIYTVTRNPRYERPKKNGQGTTAENADAALTLPDGAAVTGSREVTARVEELLGVTVGQFRQIAMIAQGEFLRLLLAENRERAAIFRRIFQTGAYLSIQDALKAREKETRTHCDTNAQAIRQCLDGILLPTGENTAPLLELLENPDALYAAPEILAALLVQNKHDAASLEAAEAQVRTLEAAISGQIEARAKAETVNRLFAEQDAAARRQNELAAQAEDMREQENTMRAAEQALHGVKPACDAFIREEQAHRQLADSVRTQTEALSACTAQAEQARSVYESLRAQTPEDERRAAAIDRLTVVLPQYEQLETLTRRQAESAAALTACTLAIQTLEQRRAALDAELGGLQKVLEESADCALRLHDCTAELEKLHAREQTLNGLLKEIDAIRRTHQALKTRQTACDTAAQAYEQAAALHTRMESAFFRAQAGLLAADLQDGQPCPVCGSREHPQKAALPKDAPSEAALQTVKAALENKRQALETAGRAANQTETELRAATAHLRQSATTALAEQALPDKVGALQALLEREQQAVAASTKKRETDRAVLDKQLQTRVMQEERLHEQAQARAALETHLQEQNRQRLEHTAADSACKSRMETLRSTLEYPSRTEAEKQLTAWRAERDVYKTARDTAEQAERESRTRLENTRAVLESDTRRLGQAQAARDASRAAFEQACAQNGFIDMDTFRAALRAQPEIDTLRQTLEAYRDTVKQAAADIARLKEQTAGLVPRDIAKIQQAQAELEAQKAVASHQAQTVRTRLDGNERTTQALRALLREQEQAQAAFGVASRLSRTANGELTGKQKLMFEQYVQAAYFSQILSEANKRLRLMAGGRYELLRRENALDNRSQSGLEIDVLDHYTGKVRTVKSLSGGESFKASLSLALGLSDVIQSYAGGVEMDTLFIDEGFGSLDAQSLEQAVRTLQSLTENHRLVGIISHVAELQERIDRKIVVQKGLTGSHVTVAGLPPRPNKN from the coding sequence ATGAAACCGCTGCACCTGACCATGAGCGCCTTCGGCCCCTATGCGGGCGCCGAAGAGGTTGCGTTCGATGCCTTCGGGGACAACGGCCTGTTTCTCATCACAGGCGATACCGGAGCGGGCAAAACCACGCTGTTCGACGCCATTGCGTTCGCGCTGTACGGCGAGGCCAGCGGCACCACCCGCACGCCGGACACCCTGCGCAGCGATTTTGCCCGCCCCGACTGCAAAACGTTCGTCACGCTCACCTTCCTGCACCGCGGCGCGATCTACACCGTCACGCGCAACCCGCGTTACGAGCGCCCCAAAAAGAACGGGCAGGGCACCACGGCGGAAAACGCGGACGCGGCGCTCACCCTGCCCGACGGCGCGGCTGTCACCGGCAGCCGGGAGGTGACGGCGCGCGTGGAAGAACTGCTCGGCGTCACGGTAGGGCAGTTCCGGCAGATCGCCATGATTGCACAGGGTGAATTCCTGCGCCTTCTGCTGGCCGAAAACCGCGAGCGCGCCGCCATTTTCCGCCGCATCTTCCAGACCGGCGCCTATCTGTCCATTCAGGACGCCCTCAAGGCACGCGAAAAAGAGACGCGCACGCACTGCGACACCAACGCGCAGGCCATTCGGCAGTGCCTGGACGGCATCCTCCTCCCCACCGGGGAAAATACCGCCCCCCTGCTGGAATTGCTGGAAAATCCAGACGCATTGTATGCCGCGCCGGAGATCCTCGCCGCGCTTCTGGTACAAAACAAGCACGATGCGGCATCACTTGAGGCCGCTGAGGCGCAGGTGCGCACGCTCGAAGCCGCCATTTCCGGGCAGATCGAAGCGCGGGCGAAAGCAGAAACCGTCAACCGCCTGTTTGCCGAACAGGACGCGGCCGCGCGACGGCAAAACGAACTGGCGGCACAGGCGGAAGACATGCGGGAGCAGGAAAACACCATGCGCGCGGCGGAACAGGCGCTGCACGGCGTCAAACCCGCCTGCGACGCGTTCATACGTGAGGAGCAGGCGCATCGGCAACTGGCAGACAGTGTGCGCACCCAGACGGAAGCCCTTTCCGCCTGTACGGCGCAGGCCGAGCAGGCGCGGTCGGTTTATGAATCCCTGCGCGCACAGACGCCTGAGGACGAGCGGCGCGCCGCCGCCATCGACCGCCTGACCGTAGTTCTGCCGCAATACGAGCAGCTCGAAACGCTCACCCGCAGGCAAGCCGAATCGGCCGCGGCGCTCACCGCCTGCACCCTGGCCATCCAAACTCTGGAGCAGCGGCGCGCGGCGCTGGACGCCGAACTGGGCGGCCTGCAAAAAGTGTTGGAGGAATCGGCAGACTGCGCACTGCGCCTGCATGACTGCACTGCGGAACTGGAAAAGCTGCACGCCCGCGAACAGACGCTGAACGGCCTGCTTAAGGAGATCGACGCCATCCGCCGCACCCATCAGGCACTGAAAACCCGGCAGACGGCATGCGACACCGCCGCGCAGGCATACGAGCAGGCCGCCGCGCTGCACACGCGGATGGAAAGCGCCTTTTTCCGCGCACAAGCCGGCCTGCTCGCGGCAGACCTGCAAGACGGGCAGCCCTGCCCTGTCTGCGGCTCGCGCGAGCATCCGCAAAAGGCCGCTCTGCCAAAAGACGCGCCAAGCGAAGCCGCCCTGCAAACCGTCAAAGCGGCACTGGAAAACAAGAGGCAGGCGCTTGAAACGGCCGGCCGCGCGGCAAACCAGACGGAGACCGAGCTGCGCGCCGCCACCGCCCACCTGCGCCAGAGCGCCACGACGGCACTCGCAGAGCAAGCCCTGCCAGATAAAGTCGGCGCGCTGCAAGCCCTGCTGGAACGGGAGCAACAGGCCGTCGCCGCATCCACAAAAAAGCGGGAAACAGACCGCGCGGTGCTGGACAAGCAGTTGCAGACCCGTGTCATGCAGGAGGAACGGCTGCACGAGCAGGCGCAGGCACGCGCCGCGCTGGAAACACATCTGCAAGAGCAGAACCGGCAGCGGCTGGAGCACACCGCGGCGGACAGCGCCTGCAAGAGCCGCATGGAAACCCTGCGCAGCACGCTGGAATATCCCTCGCGCACCGAAGCGGAAAAGCAGCTCACCGCATGGCGGGCGGAGCGGGACGTCTACAAAACGGCACGCGACACCGCCGAACAGGCCGAACGGGAAAGCAGGACCCGCCTGGAAAACACCCGCGCCGTGCTGGAAAGCGACACCAGACGGCTGGGGCAGGCACAGGCGGCGCGGGATGCCTCCCGGGCGGCGTTTGAGCAGGCGTGCGCCCAAAACGGATTTATCGATATGGATACGTTCCGCGCCGCGCTGCGCGCCCAGCCGGAGATCGACACACTGCGGCAAACGCTTGAAGCGTACCGGGACACCGTCAAGCAGGCGGCGGCGGACATTGCCAGGCTAAAGGAACAGACCGCCGGGCTCGTGCCGCGAGACATCGCAAAAATACAGCAGGCACAGGCAGAACTGGAAGCGCAGAAAGCCGTTGCCTCCCATCAGGCGCAAACCGTTCGCACCCGCTTGGACGGAAACGAGCGCACCACCCAGGCGTTGCGTGCTCTCCTGCGCGAACAGGAGCAGGCACAGGCGGCGTTCGGCGTGGCCAGCCGTCTTTCTCGCACCGCCAACGGCGAACTGACCGGCAAGCAAAAGCTGATGTTCGAGCAGTATGTGCAGGCCGCCTATTTTTCGCAGATCCTCTCCGAAGCAAACAAGCGCCTGCGGCTGATGGCCGGTGGACGGTATGAACTGCTGCGCCGCGAAAATGCGCTGGACAACCGCTCCCAGTCCGGTTTGGAAATTGATGTGCTCGACCATTACACCGGCAAGGTACGCACCGTCAAGTCACTTTCGGGCGGCGAATCGTTCAAGGCGTCGCTTTCGCTGGCGCTTGGCCTTTCAGACGTCATCCAGAGCTACGCGGGAGGCGTGGAGATGGACACGCTCTTTATCGACGAGGGCTTTGGTTCGCTGGACGCGCAGTCGCTTGAGCAGGCCGTCCGCACCCTGCAAAGCCTCACCGAAAACCACCGGCTGGTGGGCATCATCTCCCACGTGGCGGAACTGCAGGAACGCATCGACCGGAAAATCGTCGTGCAGAAAGGGCTCACCGGCAGTCACGTCACGGTGGCCGGCCTGCCGCCCCGTCCGAATAAAAATTGA
- a CDS encoding thiazole synthase, with translation MQNDPFVIGGKVLNSRLFVGTGKYPDNRMIRQVVDASGAEVVTVALRRVNLSSAEENLLRFVPEHCTLLPNTSGARTAEEAVRIARLARAAGCGDWIKIEVIADQKYLLPDNEETLKATRMLVDEGFQVFPYICPELMCAKRLQEAGATAVMPLGAPIGSNRGLQTRALIQILIDELDVPVIVDAGIGAPSHATEAMEMGAGAVLLNTGISSAADPVGMAEAFGLAVRAGRLAHRSGLGATSSVANASSPLTGFLDETARA, from the coding sequence ATGCAGAACGATCCGTTTGTCATCGGCGGCAAAGTGCTGAACAGCCGCCTTTTTGTAGGCACGGGCAAATATCCCGACAACCGCATGATCAGGCAGGTAGTAGACGCCTCCGGAGCGGAAGTGGTCACCGTGGCGCTGCGCCGGGTGAACCTTTCCTCGGCGGAGGAAAACCTGCTCCGTTTCGTCCCGGAACACTGCACCCTGCTGCCCAACACGTCCGGCGCGCGCACAGCGGAGGAAGCCGTGCGCATCGCCCGTCTGGCGCGGGCGGCAGGCTGCGGCGACTGGATCAAGATCGAGGTCATCGCCGACCAGAAATACCTGCTGCCCGACAATGAGGAAACGCTCAAGGCCACCCGCATGTTGGTGGACGAGGGCTTTCAGGTTTTCCCATACATCTGCCCGGAGCTGATGTGCGCCAAACGCCTGCAGGAGGCGGGCGCGACCGCCGTCATGCCGCTCGGCGCGCCCATCGGCAGCAACCGCGGCCTCCAGACGCGCGCGCTCATCCAGATCCTCATCGACGAACTCGACGTTCCCGTCATCGTGGATGCGGGCATCGGCGCGCCGTCTCACGCCACCGAAGCAATGGAGATGGGCGCGGGCGCCGTGCTGCTTAACACCGGCATCTCGTCCGCCGCCGACCCGGTTGGCATGGCGGAAGCGTTCGGTCTGGCCGTGCGCGCGGGTCGGCTTGCCCACCGCAGCGGGCTTGGCGCCACCTCTTCCGTGGCCAATGCGTCCTCGCCGCTCACCGGCTTTCTGGACGAAACGGCACGCGCGTAA
- the thiH gene encoding 2-iminoacetate synthase ThiH, whose protein sequence is MDFYDYLQTYNNFDFHGFLQKTTGGDVRRVLGKTTLEPLDFLTLLSPAAVPFLEQMAQRAHAETIRQFGRVIFMFAPLYLANYCVNRCAYCGFNVGNHIRRAALTLEQVEKEAAAIASTGMRDILFLTGESRKISPPAYMKDCVGVLRNYFTNICLEVYPLETEEYAMLVEAGVDGFTMFQECYNEKRYGEVHLGGPKTNFRYRLDAPERACKAGMRSVGLGALLGLYELSSEAFFTGLHAYYLQRKYDACDFAVSLPRLCAHIGAFQPYTSVSDRDIVQIMTALRIFLPRVGITVSTREAPAFRSNLIGLGVTKMSAASSTEVGGYAEHTTDDQFDVTDKRSVEEVTASIRAKGWLPVFKDWQTLGREAAV, encoded by the coding sequence ATGGATTTTTACGACTATCTGCAAACCTACAACAACTTTGATTTTCACGGGTTTCTTCAAAAGACCACCGGCGGGGACGTGCGCCGGGTGCTGGGCAAAACCACGCTGGAACCGCTGGACTTCCTCACGCTGCTCTCCCCCGCCGCCGTGCCGTTCCTCGAGCAGATGGCGCAGCGCGCCCATGCAGAAACCATTCGGCAGTTCGGCCGGGTCATCTTCATGTTCGCGCCTCTTTATCTGGCCAACTACTGTGTCAACCGCTGCGCTTACTGCGGCTTCAATGTCGGCAACCATATCCGCCGGGCAGCGCTCACGCTTGAGCAGGTGGAGAAAGAAGCAGCCGCCATCGCTTCCACCGGCATGCGGGATATTCTGTTCCTCACCGGCGAGTCGCGCAAGATCAGCCCGCCGGCCTACATGAAAGACTGCGTGGGCGTGCTGCGCAACTATTTCACCAACATCTGCCTGGAAGTCTACCCGCTTGAAACGGAAGAATACGCCATGCTGGTCGAAGCGGGCGTGGATGGTTTCACCATGTTCCAGGAATGCTACAACGAAAAGCGCTATGGCGAGGTGCATCTCGGCGGGCCGAAAACCAATTTCCGCTACCGGCTGGACGCTCCGGAGCGCGCCTGCAAAGCCGGCATGCGCAGTGTGGGACTGGGTGCGCTGCTCGGGCTGTACGAGCTTTCGTCCGAAGCGTTCTTCACCGGCCTGCACGCCTATTATCTCCAGCGCAAATACGACGCCTGCGATTTCGCGGTGTCGCTGCCCCGGCTCTGCGCGCACATCGGCGCGTTCCAGCCCTACACCTCCGTCTCCGACCGGGACATTGTGCAGATCATGACCGCCCTGCGCATCTTCCTGCCGCGCGTGGGCATCACGGTCTCCACAAGAGAAGCCCCGGCGTTCCGCTCCAACCTCATCGGGCTGGGGGTCACCAAGATGTCCGCCGCGTCCTCCACCGAGGTGGGCGGCTATGCCGAACACACCACCGACGACCAGTTTGACGTGACCGACAAACGCAGTGTGGAGGAAGTGACCGCATCTATCCGCGCCAAGGGCTGGCTGCCCGTCTTCAAGGACTGGCAGACGCTCGGCCGGGAGGCCGCCGTATGA
- the thiE gene encoding thiamine phosphate synthase, whose translation MSAQAKRAEKVAAYLNGLYCITAEPLSCGRENLDVVRAMLVGGAKVVQYREKDMPMQRQYEQCLKLREMTREANALLIVDDHVHLAMAVGADGVHIGQTDLPIEAVRALVGAEMLIGLSTHDIGQARDAVARGADYIGVGPIFETHTKSDVVAPVGFAYLDAVVREIRLPFVAIGGIKQHNLPDVLTHGAACAALVTEIVQAPDISGMVKELRQIFSAQTT comes from the coding sequence ATGAGCGCACAGGCAAAGCGGGCGGAAAAAGTCGCCGCATACCTCAACGGGCTCTACTGCATCACGGCGGAGCCTCTCTCCTGCGGGCGGGAGAATCTCGACGTGGTGCGCGCCATGCTGGTGGGCGGGGCCAAAGTCGTGCAGTACCGTGAAAAGGACATGCCCATGCAGCGCCAGTACGAGCAATGCCTGAAACTGCGGGAAATGACACGCGAAGCAAACGCGCTGCTCATCGTGGACGACCATGTGCACCTGGCCATGGCCGTGGGCGCAGACGGCGTGCACATCGGCCAAACCGACCTGCCCATCGAGGCGGTGCGGGCGCTGGTTGGTGCGGAGATGCTCATCGGCCTTTCCACCCACGACATCGGACAGGCGCGGGACGCGGTGGCGCGCGGTGCGGATTACATCGGCGTGGGCCCGATCTTCGAAACACACACCAAATCCGATGTGGTCGCACCGGTGGGGTTTGCCTATCTGGACGCTGTCGTGCGTGAGATCCGTCTGCCGTTCGTTGCCATCGGCGGCATCAAACAGCACAACCTGCCCGACGTGCTGACGCACGGCGCGGCCTGCGCGGCGCTGGTCACCGAAATCGTGCAGGCGCCGGACATTTCCGGTATGGTCAAAGAGCTCCGTCAAATCTTTTCCGCCCAAACCACGTGA
- the thiS gene encoding sulfur carrier protein ThiS, producing MKLQVNGEPEELENGITLSAFLLSKGIDPQTVVVERNADIPDRSTWDTLTLTDGDVLEIVRFMGGGQA from the coding sequence ATGAAACTGCAAGTCAACGGTGAACCCGAAGAACTCGAAAACGGCATCACTCTTTCCGCTTTTCTGCTGTCCAAGGGCATTGATCCTCAAACGGTGGTGGTGGAGCGCAACGCGGACATCCCCGACCGCAGCACCTGGGACACCCTCACCCTCACCGACGGCGACGTGCTGGAGATCGTTCGCTTCATGGGCGGCGGACAGGCATAA
- a CDS encoding DNA topoisomerase III, which translates to MIPIITEKPGAASILAKVVDAETRGNGFFSGNGYFVFWRRGHLVELAAPDTYTPDYSK; encoded by the coding sequence TTGATTCCTATTATAACAGAAAAGCCGGGGGCCGCGTCTATTCTGGCGAAGGTGGTGGATGCAGAGACAAGAGGAAACGGCTTCTTTTCCGGGAATGGTTATTTTGTATTTTGGCGCCGCGGCCATCTGGTGGAGCTGGCCGCGCCAGATACCTACACTCCGGACTATTCCAAATGA
- a CDS encoding winged helix-turn-helix transcriptional regulator — MKIRERYTCPLEIVHDIIKGKWKTIILFQLQYGAASLSQLEQHIEGINQKMLLQHLNELREFGLVQKRSFEGYPLHVEYSLTSERGQKMLRAIGIMQEIGIDYMVEHGMTNVLDQKGICYQHH, encoded by the coding sequence ATGAAAATACGCGAACGCTACACCTGCCCATTGGAAATCGTACATGACATTATCAAAGGAAAATGGAAAACCATCATTCTGTTTCAGCTTCAATATGGGGCTGCATCGCTGTCTCAGCTTGAGCAGCATATCGAGGGGATCAATCAGAAGATGTTGTTGCAGCATCTCAACGAGCTTCGGGAATTTGGGCTGGTCCAGAAACGATCCTTTGAAGGTTATCCGCTTCATGTGGAATACTCCCTGACATCGGAGCGGGGACAGAAAATGCTGCGAGCCATTGGTATTATGCAGGAAATTGGTATTGACTATATGGTGGAGCATGGCATGACGAACGTACTTGACCAAAAGGGAATCTGCTATCAGCACCACTGA
- a CDS encoding cysteine hydrolase family protein — MKQALIIVDVQREYFPGGKLELYKPEKALEQIQKALRLFREKEWPIYFIRHISSQKSASIFQPDTVGVELHPALMPRPGETVLDKHFPNSFLGTGLREHLVAQNVQRLVACGMMTHMCMDTTVRAAQNDGFPVTLLEDACTGIALDWDGKTVPYPTVHAVMMASINGTFATVEKTECFLQDHQQNLHN; from the coding sequence ATGAAACAGGCTTTGATCATTGTGGATGTGCAGCGAGAGTATTTCCCCGGTGGGAAGTTGGAGCTCTACAAGCCGGAGAAAGCCTTGGAGCAGATACAAAAAGCGTTGCGGTTGTTCCGTGAGAAGGAATGGCCCATATACTTTATTCGCCACATCAGTTCACAGAAAAGCGCCTCTATTTTTCAGCCTGACACGGTGGGCGTGGAGTTGCATCCCGCGCTCATGCCCCGCCCGGGGGAAACCGTGTTGGATAAGCATTTTCCCAATTCCTTCTTGGGAACCGGGTTGCGTGAACATCTGGTCGCCCAGAACGTGCAGCGCCTTGTTGCCTGCGGGATGATGACGCATATGTGCATGGACACAACCGTCCGCGCCGCGCAGAATGACGGTTTCCCGGTGACACTGCTGGAAGATGCCTGTACGGGGATAGCGTTGGATTGGGACGGAAAAACCGTTCCTTACCCCACCGTTCATGCCGTTATGATGGCGTCGATCAACGGCACGTTTGCCACCGTGGAGAAGACAGAATGTTTTTTACAGGACCATCAACAGAACCTGCATAATTGA
- the gap gene encoding type I glyceraldehyde-3-phosphate dehydrogenase — protein MAIRIGINGFGRIGRLAYRRIREVGKDLEVVAVNDLTSPKVLAHLLQYDTTFGRFPGDVKSTEDSIVVDGTPIRVYAQRNAENIPWGAEQVDIVIESTGFYTSEEKSAAHLKAGAKRVLISAPAGKMKTIVYSVNDSTLTADDKIISVASCTTNCLAPMAKAINDAFGIQLGTMTTIHAYTGTQMLVDGPRGNNLRAARAAAANTIPHTTGAAKAIGLVIPELNGRLQGHAQRVPVIDGSVTELVSILEKHVTVEEVNAAVKKAAKGNESLGYTDEEIVSSDIIGTNFGSVFDATQTEVSTYRDFQLVKTVAWYDNEHGFTSQMIRTLEKFAHL, from the coding sequence ATGGCAATCAGAATTGGTATCAATGGGTTTGGACGGATCGGGCGACTGGCATATCGGCGTATTCGTGAAGTCGGCAAAGATCTGGAGGTTGTGGCGGTCAATGATTTGACGAGCCCAAAGGTGCTGGCGCATCTGTTGCAGTATGACACGACGTTCGGCCGTTTTCCCGGCGACGTGAAATCCACGGAGGATTCCATCGTTGTTGATGGAACACCAATCCGCGTTTATGCGCAGCGCAATGCCGAGAATATTCCGTGGGGCGCTGAACAAGTGGATATTGTCATCGAATCCACCGGCTTTTATACATCCGAGGAAAAATCCGCCGCGCATTTAAAAGCCGGAGCCAAAAGAGTTCTGATTTCCGCACCGGCCGGCAAAATGAAGACAATCGTCTATAGTGTCAACGACAGCACGCTCACGGCGGATGACAAAATCATTTCGGTGGCATCCTGTACGACGAATTGCCTGGCGCCTATGGCAAAGGCTATCAACGACGCGTTTGGCATCCAGCTTGGAACGATGACGACCATCCACGCCTACACCGGCACACAAATGCTGGTGGATGGACCACGCGGCAACAACCTGCGCGCCGCGAGGGCTGCCGCCGCAAACACCATTCCTCACACGACCGGAGCCGCCAAGGCAATTGGGCTCGTTATTCCGGAACTGAACGGCCGGCTACAGGGGCATGCACAGCGCGTGCCCGTTATTGACGGCTCCGTCACAGAGCTTGTCAGCATTCTTGAAAAACATGTCACCGTCGAGGAGGTGAACGCAGCCGTTAAAAAAGCCGCCAAAGGCAACGAATCTCTCGGGTATACTGATGAAGAGATCGTGTCGTCCGACATTATCGGAACCAATTTCGGTTCCGTTTTTGACGCGACGCAGACCGAAGTCAGCACTTATAGGGATTTTCAACTCGTCAAAACGGTCGCATGGTACGATAATGAGCACGGGTTCACATCTCAGATGATCCGCACACTGGAAAAATTCGCGCACCTGTAA
- a CDS encoding flavodoxin family protein gives MKSLILYWSSGGNTQKVADSIKSVLTEKGVRVDMVKITEDLVIELYDYELVFFGAPSYQWIPPVPVQKFIKNTMNRYRGGVRPIGAPKKSGKFGVVFCTFGGIHTGVKEGYVAGKYMAQFFEHIGFFVLDEWYTPGKFQGWEEGSRLGKLGDISNRPDENDLTVIRNSTKELLQGLEFLK, from the coding sequence ATGAAAAGTTTGATTCTGTATTGGAGTTCCGGAGGCAACACCCAAAAAGTGGCAGATTCCATAAAATCCGTGCTGACGGAAAAGGGTGTGCGGGTTGATATGGTGAAAATCACGGAAGACCTGGTCATCGAACTGTATGATTATGAGTTGGTCTTTTTCGGAGCCCCTTCTTATCAATGGATTCCGCCCGTGCCGGTTCAAAAATTCATTAAAAATACGATGAATCGTTACCGGGGAGGCGTGCGGCCCATCGGGGCACCTAAGAAAAGCGGCAAATTCGGCGTTGTATTTTGCACCTTTGGTGGAATACACACCGGGGTAAAAGAAGGATATGTCGCGGGCAAATACATGGCTCAATTCTTCGAGCATATCGGTTTCTTTGTCCTAGACGAGTGGTATACGCCGGGAAAATTTCAAGGCTGGGAGGAAGGCAGCCGGTTAGGGAAACTCGGCGATATTTCAAACAGGCCGGATGAAAACGACCTGACGGTTATCCGGAACAGCACAAAAGAGCTGCTGCAGGGATTGGAGTTTCTAAAATAG